The following coding sequences are from one Capsicum annuum cultivar UCD-10X-F1 chromosome 3, UCD10Xv1.1, whole genome shotgun sequence window:
- the LOC107862828 gene encoding kinase-interacting family protein isoform X1 produces MSHFFLFRSSKINGGGASSSSSSSRYARITRSSSFNSRKNHIYGKASMLNKAPILPVDMKAKLKVEKKPLSPSSSMGSSNYAKRRSFSRPSWLLCTVADLDEKMKKVALKIPEKDTSDSFAERADAYYQQRPQLLALLQELYNSYVSLADRYCQALAKNHNHRRYSSPIPPLSYNENGFCNEEDNSTTKSIDSDAESSLSYQPSFPPSTQNKIDVEMMVADLVIRNVDYDFVLDELNQVERQNNESSRKIELQKSLLDVMESERLILLNENATLGYKVATLMEENNVVSSESLFMKKKAGELAKCILRMREDHRVCMLSRKIEDLQGQIYGLEKRNKEYYDQLVKHEEEKTRRSKSMKVKGEVSMKYCFKVPEDVVVGITRSFSFGNMKKGGGDQQGNATADGRKKVPKLWDRVKKFDFFFCGPNLNSAYC; encoded by the exons ATGagtcatttttttctcttcagATCTTCCAAAATCAATGGAGGCGGcgcctcctcctcttcctcctcctccagATATGCAAGAATCACCAGAAGCTCCTCTTTCAATTCTCGCAAAAATCACATTTATGGAAAAGCTTCTATGTTGAACAAG GCCCCTATTTTGCCTGTTGATATGAAGGCAAAACTGAAGGTAGAGAAGAAGCCATTAAGTCCATCTTCATCAATGGGTTCTTCAAATTATGCAAAAAGGAGAAGCTTCAGTAGACCCTCTTGGCTTCTTTGCACTGTTGCTG atTTGGATGAGAAGATGAAGAAGGTGGCTCTTAAAATCCCAGAAAAAGACACTTCTGATAGTTTTGCAGAACGCGCCGATGCCTATTACCAGCAAAGGCCACAACTCTTGGCCTTACTTCAAGAATTGTACAACAGCTATGTCTCCTTGGCTGATCGCTACTGCCAAGCACTTGCCAAGAACCATAATCATCGTCGATACTCTTCTCCCATTCCACCACTAAGTTACAATGAGAATGGTTTCTGCAATGAGGAAGACAATTCCACCACTAAGTCAATTGATTCTGATGCAGAGAGTTCATTGTCATATCAGCCTTCCTTTCCACCTTCAACACAAAACAAAATTGATGTTGAAATGATGGTTGCTGACTTGGTGATCAGAAATGTGGACTATGATTTCGTTTTGGATGAGCTCAATCAAGTGGAAAGGCAAAACAATGAGTCATCAAGGAAGATAGAGTTGCAGAAAAGCTTACTGGATGTGATGGAGTCAGAGAGGTTGATACTGTTAAATGAGAATGCTACATTGGGATACAAGGTGGCTACATTAATGGAGGAAAACAACGTGGTGTCTTCGGAGTCTCTGTTCATGAAGAAGAAGGCTGGTGAGCTCGCAAAGTGCATATTAAGGATGCGGGAGGATCATAGGGTTTGCATGCTAAGTCGAAAGATTGAGGATCTTCAAGGACAAATCTACGGGCTGGAGAAGAGGAACAAAGAGTATTATGATCAGCTTGTGAAGCATGAAGAAGAGAAGACGCGGAGGTCCAAATCAATGAAGGTTAAAGGAGAAGTTAGCATGAAATATTGCTTTAAAGTTCCTGAAGACGTCGTTGTTGGGATTACTAGGAGCTTTAGTTTTGGAAATATGAAGAAGGGTGGTGGTGACCAGCAGGGAAATGCTACGGCAGATGGTAGGAAGAAAGTTCCTAAGCTGTGGGATAGGGTCAAGaagtttgatttcttcttttgtgGACCTAATCTCAACTCAGCTTATTGCTGA
- the LOC107862828 gene encoding kinase-interacting family protein isoform X2 — MKAKLKVEKKPLSPSSSMGSSNYAKRRSFSRPSWLLCTVADLDEKMKKVALKIPEKDTSDSFAERADAYYQQRPQLLALLQELYNSYVSLADRYCQALAKNHNHRRYSSPIPPLSYNENGFCNEEDNSTTKSIDSDAESSLSYQPSFPPSTQNKIDVEMMVADLVIRNVDYDFVLDELNQVERQNNESSRKIELQKSLLDVMESERLILLNENATLGYKVATLMEENNVVSSESLFMKKKAGELAKCILRMREDHRVCMLSRKIEDLQGQIYGLEKRNKEYYDQLVKHEEEKTRRSKSMKVKGEVSMKYCFKVPEDVVVGITRSFSFGNMKKGGGDQQGNATADGRKKVPKLWDRVKKFDFFFCGPNLNSAYC, encoded by the exons ATGAAGGCAAAACTGAAGGTAGAGAAGAAGCCATTAAGTCCATCTTCATCAATGGGTTCTTCAAATTATGCAAAAAGGAGAAGCTTCAGTAGACCCTCTTGGCTTCTTTGCACTGTTGCTG atTTGGATGAGAAGATGAAGAAGGTGGCTCTTAAAATCCCAGAAAAAGACACTTCTGATAGTTTTGCAGAACGCGCCGATGCCTATTACCAGCAAAGGCCACAACTCTTGGCCTTACTTCAAGAATTGTACAACAGCTATGTCTCCTTGGCTGATCGCTACTGCCAAGCACTTGCCAAGAACCATAATCATCGTCGATACTCTTCTCCCATTCCACCACTAAGTTACAATGAGAATGGTTTCTGCAATGAGGAAGACAATTCCACCACTAAGTCAATTGATTCTGATGCAGAGAGTTCATTGTCATATCAGCCTTCCTTTCCACCTTCAACACAAAACAAAATTGATGTTGAAATGATGGTTGCTGACTTGGTGATCAGAAATGTGGACTATGATTTCGTTTTGGATGAGCTCAATCAAGTGGAAAGGCAAAACAATGAGTCATCAAGGAAGATAGAGTTGCAGAAAAGCTTACTGGATGTGATGGAGTCAGAGAGGTTGATACTGTTAAATGAGAATGCTACATTGGGATACAAGGTGGCTACATTAATGGAGGAAAACAACGTGGTGTCTTCGGAGTCTCTGTTCATGAAGAAGAAGGCTGGTGAGCTCGCAAAGTGCATATTAAGGATGCGGGAGGATCATAGGGTTTGCATGCTAAGTCGAAAGATTGAGGATCTTCAAGGACAAATCTACGGGCTGGAGAAGAGGAACAAAGAGTATTATGATCAGCTTGTGAAGCATGAAGAAGAGAAGACGCGGAGGTCCAAATCAATGAAGGTTAAAGGAGAAGTTAGCATGAAATATTGCTTTAAAGTTCCTGAAGACGTCGTTGTTGGGATTACTAGGAGCTTTAGTTTTGGAAATATGAAGAAGGGTGGTGGTGACCAGCAGGGAAATGCTACGGCAGATGGTAGGAAGAAAGTTCCTAAGCTGTGGGATAGGGTCAAGaagtttgatttcttcttttgtgGACCTAATCTCAACTCAGCTTATTGCTGA